The genomic region AGCATCTTTAGTGTATTTTTTAAAACTACCTGTCCCATGACCTACTACGAGACTGTCTATAGTGATGGAAATATATTCATTTGTGCCTACTTGTGTTTCCCAAGTGCCTAATAAATTAGTATCTAAGACTCTTTTTGATTCAAAAGATTGTGCCTGCACAATCGTGGTGTTTAAAAAGATTAAGCAGAAAATGTAATGTATTAATCGCATGATGTTTCAGTTATATTGTTAGAGGTTGCGTTGTAAGTTAATTTTTTAAAGTTATTGAAATTTTTATCGGTCTTGAAAAGCGTAATTCCCATATCAGTTTCATTTAAAAATTTCATAAATTGTTTTAACTGCACTTTTGGGTCAGTTTCTGTATGGGTAATTAACGCATCAGTTCCTGCCCAATATTTGTAAGTTGTGAATAAATAAGTGGTACTATAACTATTTATAAGTGTATTATGTGCCGTTGTTTGAGCAGTAGTAGATCCAGTAGGTAAATTATAAGGGAATTTAGTATTAAAATAAGCTCTAAATTTATTTAGATCATCAATGGTGAGAGCAAAATGCTGTCCATCATCTCCATGGTGTGTCGATAAAAAAGCCGTAAAACTTCCTGAATCTATTTTATCGTTTGATAGTTGTTTGGCAAATGCACTTAAATCGTCAAAAGAAAATACCGCTAGTGTCCCTATAGAATCGTTATTATGCACATGAGCATAAGAGGTATAATTACTTGACGGGTTTGCATTCATGCTGTTACTGGCTGTTCCTGCTGCGCCACCACGTCGTTCTAAATTCATATCATCTTTAAACATCCCATAAGATATCTCGCCTGTATATATTTTAACAGAATCTGCCATTTGTCTTAATTTATTTTTGAACTTTGCAGTGGTAGAAGTAGAATCTGTTGCTTTTAAGTTGTTTGCGATTTTTTTACATTCCGGATCTGTTTCCACAACATCCAGCGCACCACCATCATTAGGTGTAGTACCTATTTCATCGGGTTCTCCTGAATCATTTCGGTCTGTAGGACCACTACCGCCAGGATTATCATCGGTACCAAATGGGTCATGACTCGTTCCACCACCGCTTTGACATCTAGTAACCCAGCCACCAGTGCAGGTTCTCGTTGCTCCATTTGAAGTTCCCCACCATCTAGTACATGTGGCTCCTTGAGAAACAGTATGCTTCCCCATACCTTTACAAGTAGTCTCTACACATGTTTCTCGCCAGCTGGTAACTGCAATCTCATTCCAACCACATCCATTTACATCATTTTTATAGAGTCTATTACCTGCATAATTTCTAGCCATGGCGTTATTAATATCATAAATACCATCTTGTAGGACTGGATAATCAATCGTAAACTGATATAATGTACTATCGTTATAGACGGTCAACACATAATTTTTCAGCACTTGTTGTCTTTCTAAACTGTCCTGAACTACTTGAAAAGTATAAGATTTATAAAAATCACTTTCTAGCACTTGAATTCTACTCGTATCAATTTGAATGCCATAGCCCGTTGAATCCGCACTCTTATTTCTGTACCCGAATAGGCCTTGAGTGTTTTGAGTAATAAGAGAAGATTGTTTCAAAGTCTCATAAGAAACAATATTCATTTTTAAATTATGACCAACTGTCTTCTGAAGAATACGTAAATCATCATCCTTCTCACAAGAAGTAACAGCAATCAATGAAAACAAAAGCAAACCAATAATGGTAAAAATTGAAGAATTCTTCCTGAACATACATAATAAATTTAATCATTAAATAGTAATCAAGAATTTGATACCATTTAACTGTTCTACTATGTATTAATCATGGGGAACTTAAATCTAGTTCAAATTATGTAAGAAAAAAACTAGTTACCATTATTTTAACTTTTATACCATAATAAATGCTCTTTACCTGTTTAAAATTAGTCGAATTACAAGAACAATATCGCCAAATGTTATCGCTATGTAAAGAGAAATTCCTGAAAAGTAAATTGCCTCACTTAGCTAATAATGACAGTATTTAATCAGTTGATTTGTTTATTAATATCCCAACTTCTCCCTAACACGTTTCAATGTAGCATTTGCGATTAAGGTAGCTTTTGCAGCACCAGCTTCTAAAGCAGCATCAATCTCGTGCTTATTCTCCATAAAGTGATTGTAGCGTTCTCTAATAGGTCCAAATTTTTCTAAAATAGCCTCAAATAGAGCTTGCTTTGCATGACCATAACCATAATTGCCTGCCGCATAGTTTGCTCTCATTGCTGCAACTTTATCTTCTGTAGCGATTATTTTATACAGTGCAAATACATTACAAGTCTCAGTATCCTTAGGTTCTTCTAGTGGCGTACTGTCTGTTTCTATAGACATGACTTGTTTGCGCAACTTCTTATCTGCTAGGAAAATATTGATATAATTCCCTTTGGACTTACTCATTTTATCACCATCTGTACCAGGTACGAGCATCGTGCTTTCTTGAATTTTACCTTCAGGTTCTATGAGAGTTTCTCCCATTGCATTATTGAATTTACCAGCTACTTCTCTAGTAATCTCTATATGTTGCAATTGGTCTTTCCCTACAGGTACTACCTGTGCATCATATAATAAAATGTCTGCCGCCATAAGCATAGGATAGGTAAATAATCCAGCGTTTACATCCTGTAAGCGGTCTGCTTTATCCTTAAAACTATGCGCTAGAGTTAATCGCTGATAAGGAAAGAAACAGTTTAAATACCAGTTCAACTCAGTTACCTGCGGTACATCACTTTGTCTATAAAAAGTAGTCTCATTTATGTCTAGACCACAAGCTAACCATGCTGCAGCTGTAGAATAAGTGTTTTCTCTTAAAGTCTCGCCGTCTTTAATTTGAGTAAGTGAATGCAAGTCTGCTATAAAAAGAAAAGCATCATTTTCTTTTTGTGCAGACATTTCTACAGCTGGTAATATGGCTCCTAATAAGTTTCCTAAATGTGGAGTTCCTGTAGATTGTACACCGGTAAGTATTCTAGTCATGGTAAATGTATTGAAATGCAAAGGTAAATTACTATCACTATTATGCACAAAGTATTAAGTACAATCTATTGTTTAAATAGAGCTTTTTCAAGTATTAATAATAGGAATGATTTAAAGTTCAAGACCACATCTGGATAAGCCTAATAGACTGTTTATGTTTTAGACGCCATAAATGGAACTTGTTAAGAGGTATTATATCTAATTCGATAAGCTCTTTATAACACTCTAGATTAAACGCTAGGAATCGATTGTTACCTCATAATTTCTTCTATTTTTGGTGGCTTGAAATGGTTGCGCTACATATTGATGCCTTTATACCGTATATGGTTCTATATACTGATGGGAGTTCCTATCATTATACTATTCCCTATACTGGTTGTGTTTACTATTTCAGAAAAAACTTATCATATCTTTTTTGCTATCGCTCGATTTTGGGCAGCTATAATTATTTACGGTATGGGTTTCTGGCCCAATATTAAACGTGAAGAGCCTATGCAAAAAGGGCAAAGTTATATGCTGGTAGCAAATCACACCAGCATGACAGATATTATGATCATGTTACTGGTTTCTAAAAACCCGTTTGTTTTTGTAGGTAAAGCTGAACTGGCCAAGATTCCTATTTTCGGTTTCTTTTATAAGCGCACCTGTATCCTAGTAGATCGCAATAATCCCAGAAGTCGTAAAGCTGTTTTTGATAGAGCACGCGCTAGACTTTCTACTGGTGTCGGTATTTGTATTTTTCCAGAAGGTGGCGTACCTGATGATATGAGTATTACATTAGACTCATTTAAAGATGGCGCTTTCAGACTTGCTATCGAGCATGAGATTCCTGTATTACCAGTTACTTTATTTGATAATAAGCAGCGCTTTCCTTTCCATTTCTTCTATGGCGGACCGGGAAAAATGCGTGCTCTTACTCATAAAGCTATTGATACTGCTGGTATGAACTTAAAGGAAGATAAAATACGCTTTCGCGAAAGCGTGAGAACGATTATCTTATCATCTCTAGAAAATGATCTTAAATAGAAAACCGCTCCATGGCACTGGAACGGTTCTCATCATCATTGCAAAATAATTGAGTTTAACTTAACCAACCTCAATATTCTTCTTTTTCAACTTAACTATTTGCGACCTGCAATGACCGGTCTATGGTTTAAAATCTGTAAGTGATACCACTATAGATACCTACATTAAATGGTTTAAAATCTGCTGTGTTTTCTTTTAATGCATTGAGCTGATATTTAAACATAGGCTCAACAGTGATACCTAGTTGATCTGTAAATAGGTAATCTATCCCTAACCCAAAGTTTGCACTGTGATTAAAGGAGTTAAAATTATCATCTTCACCTAATTCTAATTTTGAAGTATTATTAGTAACGGCGATACTATTATCTGTAAGGAATAAAGCACTTAATCCACCCATGACGTTAACGCTCAACTTGCGGTCTAACAACTTATACTTTAATTCTAGTGGTACTTCTAGATAGCCTAATCGTTGAGATATTTCTCCTTGAAAACCTGTAAAGGTATTGTCTGATAAAAATTCTTGAGAAAAAGAACTACCTAAATCTGCTGTTGAGACAGCACCTGGATTAGACACTGCATTTCTATCATAAGAGTTTACAGATAGTAATTGCACATCACCTGGTTGTACGGTAACACCATAGACAATATCGTTAGTCGTATAGCTTAAATTAACTTTATGCACACCTGTGCGCACAGATAAACGTGGTGATAGATTGTAGCCTACACTCACACCATAACTAAGGTTTAATCCTGCTGCTTTATTATTATCTGCAAATTCTTGATCAATGGATGATCCACCCATCGTACTAGAGTAAATAGGTGCAATAACACTAGAAGCATTCCACTTCTTAAATGGAATTGCGTCTGCATCTTCCTCATTTTCATCTTCTTCTTGCTGGGCGACAGCATCTTCTAAAGATTTACTTGTTAAGGTAGAGTCTTGAGGTATGGTAGTCGCTGCAATGTCTGTATTTGATGGCAACGCTATCTTAACCTGACCATCTTTATTCTCAGATTGTGCAGTGTTACTCGCGGGATTCTGACTAGGTGTGTTTGAATTAGTAGCATTGATTGCTATATAAGGTCGTTTAGTAGATTGATTGATTGCAAATCTAGTTTCATCAGCATTTTTAATTGCTTTATTCTTAACACGGTTTATGTTATCACTGGATGGTTGATTACCAGATGTGGTTGTGTATGATGTCTTTTGATTAACTGAACTGCTATTATTAATAGTAGCTTTTTGAGATGCATCTTTACCTATGATTGCTTTATCACTATTTAAAGCAGTTGTGCCCGAATGGGCAACATTAGTTTTATCAGCTTCATCAAGTAATTTATCATCACTAGTTACTAAATCAGTATTTGATACTGTGTTTGAACTTGGATTATCTAAAACAAGATTATCATCAGCATTGTTTTTATGAAATAAATTGTCCTTGTTAACCGCACCATCTAGCGTCTCTTCATCTGAAGAGTTGCTATTTACGTCATTAATTTCTGTAACAATTTGCTGGTCTACCTCTGTATTGTTTTTTAAGCTGGAATAACCAGTATATGCTAGTGTAGTTAATAGAGCTATTCCGGCAGCAATCCCTATCCATTTAATCCATAGAGGAAATACCGCGACTGGTTTTTTACCATCGAGTTGTTTCTCAATATTATCCCAAGCAGCCATAGGCGGCGCTGCTTCAAAATCTTTGAAGCGTTCTTGAAATAAACGATCTATGTTCTTTTTATCACTCATTCTATTCAGCTAGCGTTGCAATTATTATTAAAACGCCACGTATTAATCATTTCTTTTAAATGCTGCCTAGCTCTTGCGAGGTTAGACTTTGATGTTCCTTCTGTTATTTCCATCATGCTGGCTATTTCTTTATGAGAATAACCATCAAGCACGTACATTGAAAAAACCATTCTATATCTATCTGGTAATTGTTGTACCATATTCAATAGACTATTAAGGTCTATATCTTCTATTTCTTCAATATCATCCTGAACATCTTTAATCTGGTCTTCATTCACCAGATTAAATACCTTTTTTTTACGGTATCGTTGTAATGCGGTATTTACAGCGATTCTTCTACACCAGCCTTCAAAAGATCCGTCGTCTTTAAATTGATCCATCTTATTGAAAATAGTTATGAAAGAATCTTGTAATATATCTTGTGCTTCTTCATAACTAGGTGCATATTTCAAACAGCTCGCAAAAAGATTTCCAGAAAATCTATCATAGATTTCTCTTTGTGCTTTGCGATTGTTCTTCCTACACTCATTTATAAGTTCTTTTAGAACCACATGATACTATTAAATTATTCTAATACAAATACTGTATATTCTAAATAGGTTTCTTCATTATTAGGTCCTAAACCATTAAAAAACCTAAAAACATAACTACCATTACTAGCTGCTGTAAATCTTAAAGTTTGTTCTTCAACAATTGTTGCATTACCAGTTGCACAATTACCAGAATCTAGTTGAGCCAGTACTGTTGAGATATTGCGCACGTTAAGATCTGCAGTTACACTAAATCCATCAAATACATGACAGTCACTAGGTTTTGTATAAAAAACAGGTATATCATAAGTCTCACCAAAATCAAATGTTGAAGGCATTTGCACACTATCAACTGCCACAATACTATATGAGACCTTAAGACCATCATCTGATATCTCACAGCTACTTAAGGAAAGTAATCCCAAAATGGTAAGTATTATAAAAAAATATTTCATATTCATCTTCTTTGTTCTACTGCATAGATGCATTCTTTATAGAAAGGTTGCGTTCATCACATAAAAAAATCGCTTACTATACCCTTGATAGGTTAAAAGTAAGCGATAGATTATAATTGATGTGAGTTTTTAACTGTTAACCAGCCTTATAGCCTCCATTATTTTTGCTTGCAGCTCATCTGCTAGATCTGGATTATCTTTAAGTATGTTTTTTACAGCATCTCTTCCTTGACCTAGTTTAGTATCTTCATAAGAGAACCACGATCCTGCTTTATTGATGATCTCATATTCTACACCTAGGTCAATGATTTCACCTAATATAGAAACACCTTCTCCATACATGATATCAAACTCTGCAGTACGGAATGGTGGTGCTACTTTATTCTTTACCACCTTTACACGGGTTTTATTACCTAATACACTACCTGAAGTGTCTTTAATTTGTGTAGATCTTCTAATGTCTAATCGCACCGAAGCATAAAATTTCAATGCATTACCACCGGTAGTAGTCTCTGGATTACCGAACATTACACCAATTTTCTCTCTTAATTGGTTAATAAATATAACCGTACAATTCGTTTTAGAAATAGTACCGGTCATTTTACGTAGAGCTTGAGACATAAGACGTGCATGAAGTCCCATTTTACTATCACCCATTTCACCTTCAATCTCACTTTTAGGAGTAAGAGCTGCAACAGAGTCAATTACTATAATGTCTATAGCACCAGATCTTATTAGATTTTCAGCAATTTCTAATGCTTGCTCACCATGATCTGGTTGCGAGATAATCAAATTATCAATATCAACTCCTAACTTCTCTGCATAGAAACGATCAAATGCGTGTT from Nonlabens arenilitoris harbors:
- the trpS gene encoding tryptophan--tRNA ligase, which encodes MTRILTGVQSTGTPHLGNLLGAILPAVEMSAQKENDAFLFIADLHSLTQIKDGETLRENTYSTAAAWLACGLDINETTFYRQSDVPQVTELNWYLNCFFPYQRLTLAHSFKDKADRLQDVNAGLFTYPMLMAADILLYDAQVVPVGKDQLQHIEITREVAGKFNNAMGETLIEPEGKIQESTMLVPGTDGDKMSKSKGNYINIFLADKKLRKQVMSIETDSTPLEEPKDTETCNVFALYKIIATEDKVAAMRANYAAGNYGYGHAKQALFEAILEKFGPIRERYNHFMENKHEIDAALEAGAAKATLIANATLKRVREKLGY
- a CDS encoding lysophospholipid acyltransferase family protein, whose product is MKWLRYILMPLYRIWFYILMGVPIIILFPILVVFTISEKTYHIFFAIARFWAAIIIYGMGFWPNIKREEPMQKGQSYMLVANHTSMTDIMIMLLVSKNPFVFVGKAELAKIPIFGFFYKRTCILVDRNNPRSRKAVFDRARARLSTGVGICIFPEGGVPDDMSITLDSFKDGAFRLAIEHEIPVLPVTLFDNKQRFPFHFFYGGPGKMRALTHKAIDTAGMNLKEDKIRFRESVRTIILSSLENDLK
- a CDS encoding outer membrane beta-barrel protein, with product MSDKKNIDRLFQERFKDFEAAPPMAAWDNIEKQLDGKKPVAVFPLWIKWIGIAAGIALLTTLAYTGYSSLKNNTEVDQQIVTEINDVNSNSSDEETLDGAVNKDNLFHKNNADDNLVLDNPSSNTVSNTDLVTSDDKLLDEADKTNVAHSGTTALNSDKAIIGKDASQKATINNSSSVNQKTSYTTTSGNQPSSDNINRVKNKAIKNADETRFAINQSTKRPYIAINATNSNTPSQNPASNTAQSENKDGQVKIALPSNTDIAATTIPQDSTLTSKSLEDAVAQQEEDENEEDADAIPFKKWNASSVIAPIYSSTMGGSSIDQEFADNNKAAGLNLSYGVSVGYNLSPRLSVRTGVHKVNLSYTTNDIVYGVTVQPGDVQLLSVNSYDRNAVSNPGAVSTADLGSSFSQEFLSDNTFTGFQGEISQRLGYLEVPLELKYKLLDRKLSVNVMGGLSALFLTDNSIAVTNNTSKLELGEDDNFNSFNHSANFGLGIDYLFTDQLGITVEPMFKYQLNALKENTADFKPFNVGIYSGITYRF
- a CDS encoding RNA polymerase sigma factor; translated protein: MVLKELINECRKNNRKAQREIYDRFSGNLFASCLKYAPSYEEAQDILQDSFITIFNKMDQFKDDGSFEGWCRRIAVNTALQRYRKKKVFNLVNEDQIKDVQDDIEEIEDIDLNSLLNMVQQLPDRYRMVFSMYVLDGYSHKEIASMMEITEGTSKSNLARARQHLKEMINTWRFNNNCNAS
- the recA gene encoding recombinase RecA codes for the protein MADKKEDKEKEAKLKALKLTLDKLDKAYGKGAVMKMGDKQVVEVESIPTGSLALNSALGVGGYPRGRVVEIYGPESSGKTTLTLHAIAEAQKAGGIAAFIDAEHAFDRFYAEKLGVDIDNLIISQPDHGEQALEIAENLIRSGAIDIIVIDSVAALTPKSEIEGEMGDSKMGLHARLMSQALRKMTGTISKTNCTVIFINQLREKIGVMFGNPETTTGGNALKFYASVRLDIRRSTQIKDTSGSVLGNKTRVKVVKNKVAPPFRTAEFDIMYGEGVSILGEIIDLGVEYEIINKAGSWFSYEDTKLGQGRDAVKNILKDNPDLADELQAKIMEAIRLVNS